A genome region from Fibrobacter sp. UWB11 includes the following:
- a CDS encoding CotH kinase family protein has product MGYVCNFAKGVALLFPLFLFACGNSESVNFISPNESLVSFGGEAQSSSSELLQSSSSLTIIQSSSIITQSSSSSVIAQSSSSRVPVQSSSSVLPSPPNNGVPYIRIITYDSANVDSAYALCSVEIAGNGIYEDLAPASGKIRTRGNSTRLWYPKKPYRVKLDAKTSVLGLPANKDWVLLANYRDQSKFMNAVAFDMARYMGSFAFVNANRFVEVEINGEYMGIYQLTEQIEHGVSRVNTGNGGVLLSLDKDDGPELSPSATNNFYSKIYKLPVAVKYPKNVTATQIDTISANLAVLEQAIANSDYDSVQKLMDISSFMDFLILQELTHNVELEAPRSMYLYKDSSGLYHMGPVWDFDGGFAYSWDEDTKKYFVDQDWILHRNRAVSGFFINLFANENFLADYKARWGQLKTSILADVFSKLDDYMLQAQKALENDAIKWTPVRSYIDEVQSLKSWLTERVNRYESALQKY; this is encoded by the coding sequence ATGGGATATGTTTGTAACTTTGCGAAGGGCGTTGCCCTTCTTTTCCCGCTATTTCTTTTTGCTTGTGGAAACTCTGAATCGGTGAATTTCATTTCGCCGAACGAATCGCTCGTTTCGTTTGGCGGCGAAGCCCAGAGTTCGTCCAGTGAACTTTTGCAAAGTTCATCTTCTTTGACGATTATACAGTCCTCGTCAATAATCACGCAGTCGTCCTCCTCATCGGTAATCGCGCAATCGTCATCTTCGCGGGTTCCCGTACAATCCTCATCTTCGGTTCTCCCATCGCCTCCCAATAACGGAGTCCCTTACATTCGTATTATAACTTATGATTCTGCAAATGTCGATAGCGCCTACGCTCTTTGTTCTGTTGAAATTGCTGGGAACGGAATTTATGAGGATTTAGCCCCTGCAAGTGGTAAAATCCGAACTCGTGGAAATTCTACGCGCCTCTGGTATCCTAAAAAGCCTTACCGCGTCAAACTTGATGCAAAGACTTCTGTTCTCGGACTCCCTGCCAATAAAGATTGGGTGTTGCTTGCGAATTATCGCGATCAAAGCAAATTCATGAATGCGGTTGCTTTTGATATGGCGCGTTACATGGGGAGCTTCGCTTTTGTGAACGCCAACCGATTTGTCGAAGTTGAAATCAATGGCGAGTATATGGGCATCTATCAACTTACCGAGCAAATTGAACATGGGGTATCGAGAGTCAATACGGGTAATGGAGGGGTATTGCTGAGTCTTGACAAGGATGATGGACCGGAACTTTCGCCGAGTGCCACGAATAATTTCTATAGCAAAATTTACAAGTTGCCTGTTGCCGTCAAGTACCCTAAAAATGTGACCGCAACGCAAATCGATACCATATCTGCGAACCTTGCAGTTTTGGAACAGGCCATTGCAAATTCCGACTATGACAGCGTTCAAAAACTCATGGATATCAGCAGCTTTATGGATTTTCTAATCTTGCAGGAATTGACGCACAATGTTGAATTAGAAGCCCCGCGCAGTATGTATTTGTATAAGGATTCTTCGGGTTTGTATCACATGGGGCCTGTATGGGATTTTGATGGTGGGTTTGCTTATAGCTGGGATGAAGATACCAAGAAATACTTTGTTGATCAGGACTGGATTTTACATAGAAATCGGGCGGTTTCCGGATTCTTTATAAACTTGTTTGCAAATGAAAATTTCCTAGCTGATTACAAGGCTCGCTGGGGTCAGCTTAAAACAAGTATTCTGGCTGATGTATTTTCAAAGCTAGACGATTATATGTTGCAAGCACAAAAGGCTCTTGAAAATGATGCGATAAAATGGACACCTGTCCGCAGTTACATTGACGAAGTTCAAAGCCTCAAAAGCTGGCTTACTGAACGCGTGAACCGTTACGAGTCGGCTTTGCAAAAATACTAG
- a CDS encoding rhamnogalacturonan lyase has protein sequence MNKIWCLGLSLALGLGSAQAARQMEWLNRGLVAVKTTNGVFLSWRVLGTDGNTTGFNLYRDGEKIASFTGSQASNYTDTKGTASSKYSVKAVVGGKEIAADAAVSVWSNQYLTVNLDRPNGGSDYTYSPNDIAVGDVDGDGEFELILKWDPSNSKDNSQKGKTGKVIIDCYKINGKKLWRIDLGVNIRAGAHYTQMLVGDYDGDGKAEFAVKTAPGTKDGSGNYLSLGSAKGADHSKDYRNSNGYILSGPEWLTIFNGETGKEMATVDYNPGRGTVKNWGDSYGNRVDRFLATNAYLDGKKPSMVFQRGYYTRMAITAYDWDGKTLSQRWYYNAATSGQECYGQGNHNISAGDVDGDGFDEIIEGSCAVDHNGKFMYRTGKGHGDAMHLSDLDPDNPGLEVWQVHEEKPYGYDLHDARTGKLLFSETSSGDNGRGVAGDVDSLNRGHELWSAANWNTYTVKGKIWKADKRPAYNFRIYWDSDLLDELLDNTTISKWDHAKQQSNTLFQMQGNSCNTTKATPNFSGDILGDWREEVILHDGASKLYIYTTTIPTEHRMYTLAHDPIYRLGMSWQNTAYNQPPHLGFWLYGNKDKFPTPDITLVGDHTPKPAAIIKQGAGSSSQTIALGDSIVPFTFAIQNADGATVKNLPAGVSAKWNAQTNSLYFSGTPTVSGEYTYTITTKGGDAEYGEATRSGKFTIDDPNAKTTSLKPRAKRALLNGSEHVYDLRGRLVKQRKHRGFYLTR, from the coding sequence ATGAACAAAATTTGGTGTTTGGGATTGTCCCTAGCGCTTGGGCTAGGGAGTGCGCAGGCGGCTCGCCAGATGGAATGGCTGAATCGCGGCTTGGTCGCCGTAAAGACGACTAACGGAGTTTTCCTCAGTTGGCGAGTTCTCGGAACAGACGGCAATACGACCGGTTTTAACCTGTACCGCGATGGCGAGAAAATCGCTAGTTTTACGGGTTCACAGGCAAGCAACTACACAGATACAAAAGGAACAGCATCGAGCAAATACTCCGTGAAGGCTGTTGTCGGCGGCAAAGAAATAGCGGCTGACGCTGCAGTTTCTGTTTGGAGTAATCAGTATCTGACCGTAAATCTTGACCGTCCGAATGGTGGGAGCGATTACACCTACAGCCCGAACGATATCGCGGTAGGCGATGTAGACGGCGATGGAGAATTTGAGCTGATTCTCAAGTGGGATCCGAGTAATTCCAAGGACAATTCGCAGAAGGGAAAAACAGGCAAAGTCATCATTGATTGTTACAAAATAAACGGCAAAAAACTTTGGCGCATCGATCTCGGCGTAAACATTCGCGCAGGAGCTCACTACACGCAGATGCTCGTGGGCGACTATGATGGCGACGGCAAGGCAGAATTTGCCGTAAAAACAGCGCCCGGAACAAAGGACGGTAGCGGCAATTATTTGTCACTCGGTTCTGCAAAAGGCGCCGACCACAGCAAGGATTACAGAAACTCGAACGGCTATATTCTTTCGGGACCTGAATGGCTCACGATTTTCAACGGCGAAACCGGCAAGGAAATGGCGACGGTCGATTACAACCCCGGCCGTGGCACCGTCAAAAACTGGGGCGATAGCTACGGCAACCGCGTGGATCGATTCCTCGCAACAAACGCCTACCTTGACGGCAAAAAGCCAAGCATGGTTTTCCAGCGCGGTTACTACACCCGAATGGCAATTACCGCCTACGATTGGGATGGCAAGACACTTTCACAACGCTGGTATTACAACGCAGCGACAAGCGGACAGGAATGTTACGGGCAAGGCAATCACAACATTTCCGCAGGCGACGTGGATGGCGACGGCTTTGATGAAATCATTGAAGGAAGTTGCGCCGTTGACCACAACGGGAAATTCATGTACCGCACAGGCAAGGGCCACGGCGATGCCATGCACTTGAGCGATCTCGACCCCGATAATCCCGGTCTTGAAGTTTGGCAAGTTCACGAAGAAAAACCCTACGGCTACGATTTGCACGATGCCCGCACCGGCAAGTTGCTTTTTAGCGAAACGAGCTCCGGGGACAACGGGCGCGGCGTCGCAGGTGACGTAGATTCACTAAACCGCGGACACGAACTTTGGTCTGCCGCCAACTGGAACACCTATACCGTAAAAGGAAAAATTTGGAAAGCAGACAAGCGCCCCGCTTATAACTTCCGCATTTATTGGGACAGTGACTTACTTGATGAACTGTTGGACAACACGACTATCAGCAAGTGGGACCACGCCAAACAACAAAGCAATACGCTTTTTCAGATGCAGGGCAACAGTTGCAACACCACCAAGGCTACGCCGAACTTTAGCGGTGATATTTTAGGCGACTGGCGCGAAGAAGTCATTTTGCATGATGGAGCTTCCAAGCTCTACATCTACACGACCACCATTCCGACGGAACACCGTATGTACACGCTTGCGCACGACCCGATTTACCGTCTCGGCATGAGCTGGCAAAACACAGCCTACAACCAGCCTCCACATTTGGGATTCTGGCTGTACGGTAACAAGGACAAGTTCCCGACGCCCGATATTACGCTTGTCGGCGATCATACACCGAAACCCGCCGCGATTATCAAGCAAGGCGCAGGATCCAGCAGTCAAACTATCGCACTCGGTGATTCGATTGTCCCGTTCACTTTTGCAATTCAGAATGCCGATGGTGCAACAGTCAAAAACCTCCCTGCAGGCGTAAGCGCAAAATGGAACGCACAGACAAATTCGCTATACTTCAGCGGAACGCCAACCGTCAGCGGAGAGTACACCTACACGATTACGACTAAGGGTGGCGATGCGGAATACGGCGAAGCAACCCGCAGCGGGAAATTTACCATTGACGATCCGAATGCTAAAACAACTTCGCTAAAGCCTCGTGCGAAAAGAGCTTTGCTGAACGGTTCTGAACACGTTTATGATTTGCGAGGACGTCTTGTGAAACAACGTAAACATCGTGGTTTTTATCTAACAAGATAA
- a CDS encoding TIGR02147 family protein, translating into MGEKKLGKKIFEYLDYREFLKDYYSAKKEANPAFSLRVFSDKIGFKAKDFISRVMNGDKNLSSASIPKVASGLRLGKHETEFFIGLVKFNQAETMDERNAAFEEMQAALKVVRFSEKQHILGHAQYMVYSHWRHLIIRSLIGMFGFDGDYEALAKMVHPHVTADEAKKSVKLLEDCELIKKGDDGKYVLTESAISTGDRTSKLALRGFHQHCLKLAADSIDRDPPGSRHVSGLTLGISQEGYERIVERINAFRKEIALIAEEDKNSDKVFQLQFALFPVGGK; encoded by the coding sequence ATGGGCGAAAAGAAACTAGGGAAAAAAATCTTCGAATACCTGGACTACCGGGAGTTTTTGAAGGATTATTATAGCGCAAAGAAGGAGGCGAACCCTGCCTTTTCGCTCCGCGTTTTCTCGGATAAAATCGGGTTCAAGGCAAAAGATTTCATCAGTCGCGTGATGAACGGAGACAAGAATCTTTCGAGCGCGAGCATCCCGAAAGTGGCTTCTGGGCTGCGCCTGGGCAAGCACGAGACCGAGTTTTTTATTGGGCTTGTGAAGTTCAATCAGGCGGAAACGATGGACGAGCGCAATGCTGCGTTTGAAGAAATGCAGGCGGCGCTCAAGGTGGTGCGCTTTTCCGAGAAACAGCATATTCTCGGGCATGCGCAGTACATGGTGTATTCGCATTGGCGGCACTTGATTATTCGCAGTCTTATCGGCATGTTCGGTTTTGACGGCGATTATGAAGCGCTTGCGAAAATGGTCCACCCGCATGTGACGGCGGACGAGGCCAAAAAATCGGTCAAGTTGCTCGAAGACTGTGAACTTATCAAGAAAGGGGACGACGGCAAATACGTGCTCACCGAGAGCGCGATTAGCACGGGGGACCGCACGTCAAAACTTGCGCTGCGCGGTTTCCACCAGCATTGTTTAAAGCTTGCTGCGGATTCTATTGATCGCGACCCGCCGGGCTCGCGTCACGTTTCTGGGCTTACGCTTGGCATCAGCCAAGAAGGCTACGAGCGCATCGTGGAGCGCATCAACGCCTTCCGCAAGGAAATTGCGCTCATCGCCGAAGAAGATAAGAATTCAGATAAAGTTTTTCAGTTGCAATTTGCGCTGTTCCCTGTTGGCGGAAAGTAA
- a CDS encoding Ig-like domain-containing protein, translating to MKGFGQIALASVVSIFGISAVHAADAAAKIQASEVVTLPSDAAYGGGDKVGSQLIAATYNAGNGPGIWIVADGGYRLYHNGSLLAEDNQAGRVRFIPMTFLPGENAISVVSVNGKGAPGVLVQIDDLDKSYYSGSGWKSKPVVSNNSWKNKGRDLSQWGGATTLSYANNKLPSGGALENFAPNTQAKWIWTSDESDPTAVLLFTFNVKAEGFGVTTTGGDAGKVVIASDSASIRKYLQSNDAVTILVPEGTYDFRQMRNAVTEAKSKGRTWCKTTCTEKNRVTGKTNTFYRITFKANSCSDLTEAGVQIVQESENLQAWSNWITTKPNKSLVGMGRGANLRGASIAVRSNEGSGNHIYRNLAIYDVNPHLIEGGDGLETVGTASKHVNKFWADHISYKWISDGMDMEFVDNATISYLDFDGANEYNCWGTDPYMALVEDAHLTYANNYWHNTYGRVPKVTGENNGSQVHLYNQYVDYNRFFVAGANGHSANAKAYVRYENSYIDNGQGYLAEWGDNGYVYFSGVTFGNGTKQQHRYNGTVKSGVPQAETFNPSYSFEKRNVADLPKEIPNLSGVGGRYGKMPEYNQGFGQSNKAASVTLTAPAAGAKITASADVTLKADAKDNDGSVKSVAFYVGNTLVGTSTAAPYQVTAKNLAAGTHSAVAVVTDNSGLTWMSEYVTFTVEGAAESSSSAAPASSSAVAESSSSEVSSSSVAESSSSAITAESSSGTIGIASPMQRATEAEAGFYRIFDIQGRPLYSGNRKPAKMPAAHVIVIEYSKTGKTLRHYIQ from the coding sequence ATGAAAGGTTTTGGTCAAATAGCGCTTGCAAGCGTTGTCTCAATTTTCGGAATTTCCGCAGTACACGCGGCAGATGCGGCTGCAAAAATTCAAGCCTCTGAAGTCGTTACGCTCCCGTCCGACGCCGCTTACGGCGGTGGCGACAAAGTCGGTTCACAGCTGATTGCCGCCACTTACAATGCAGGGAATGGTCCCGGCATTTGGATTGTCGCCGATGGCGGTTACAGGCTCTACCACAACGGTTCACTCCTCGCCGAAGATAACCAGGCAGGCCGAGTGCGCTTTATCCCGATGACATTCCTGCCCGGCGAAAACGCCATTTCTGTCGTGAGCGTGAACGGCAAAGGCGCCCCGGGCGTTCTCGTGCAAATCGACGACCTCGACAAATCTTACTATTCCGGCAGTGGCTGGAAGTCAAAGCCCGTTGTCAGCAACAACTCCTGGAAAAACAAGGGCCGCGACCTCTCGCAATGGGGAGGCGCCACAACGCTTTCTTACGCAAACAACAAGCTCCCGAGTGGCGGTGCGCTCGAAAATTTCGCCCCGAATACGCAAGCTAAATGGATTTGGACGAGTGACGAATCTGACCCAACCGCAGTTTTACTTTTCACTTTCAACGTGAAAGCCGAGGGCTTCGGTGTCACCACAACGGGTGGCGATGCAGGCAAAGTCGTCATTGCAAGCGATTCCGCAAGCATCCGCAAGTACTTGCAGAGCAACGACGCCGTTACAATCCTCGTGCCCGAAGGCACTTACGACTTTAGGCAAATGCGCAATGCGGTGACCGAAGCCAAAAGCAAAGGCCGCACCTGGTGCAAGACGACATGTACCGAAAAGAATCGCGTGACCGGCAAGACCAACACGTTCTACCGCATCACTTTCAAGGCGAACAGCTGCAGCGACCTCACCGAAGCCGGCGTGCAGATTGTGCAAGAAAGCGAAAATCTGCAGGCGTGGAGCAACTGGATTACCACCAAGCCGAACAAGAGTCTCGTGGGCATGGGCCGTGGCGCAAATCTCCGCGGAGCATCCATCGCCGTGCGCAGTAACGAAGGTTCAGGGAACCACATCTACCGCAACCTCGCGATTTACGATGTGAACCCGCACTTGATCGAAGGCGGCGACGGCCTTGAAACCGTAGGCACCGCCAGCAAACACGTAAACAAATTCTGGGCCGACCATATCAGCTACAAATGGATTTCCGATGGCATGGATATGGAATTTGTCGACAACGCCACCATCAGTTATCTCGATTTTGACGGAGCCAACGAATACAACTGCTGGGGTACCGACCCTTACATGGCTCTCGTTGAAGACGCCCATTTAACTTACGCCAACAACTACTGGCACAACACTTACGGTCGCGTCCCGAAAGTCACCGGTGAAAACAACGGCTCGCAGGTGCATCTGTACAACCAGTATGTAGATTACAACCGCTTCTTTGTAGCGGGGGCGAATGGTCACAGCGCAAATGCGAAGGCCTACGTGCGCTACGAGAATAGCTATATCGACAACGGCCAAGGCTATTTGGCCGAATGGGGCGATAACGGCTACGTTTACTTTAGCGGAGTTACGTTCGGGAACGGCACCAAGCAACAACACCGCTACAATGGCACCGTGAAAAGCGGAGTTCCGCAAGCCGAAACATTCAACCCGAGCTACAGTTTTGAAAAGCGCAATGTCGCAGACCTCCCGAAAGAAATTCCGAACCTCTCGGGCGTCGGCGGACGCTACGGCAAAATGCCCGAATACAACCAGGGCTTCGGTCAAAGCAACAAGGCTGCAAGCGTAACGCTCACCGCACCTGCCGCTGGCGCAAAAATCACAGCAAGCGCAGACGTGACCTTAAAAGCCGACGCCAAGGATAACGACGGCTCCGTGAAAAGCGTTGCATTCTACGTCGGCAACACGCTCGTCGGAACATCAACCGCCGCGCCGTACCAGGTTACCGCCAAGAATCTCGCCGCAGGCACACATTCCGCAGTCGCCGTCGTGACGGACAATTCCGGACTCACGTGGATGTCTGAATACGTGACGTTCACCGTCGAAGGCGCGGCAGAATCTAGTTCCAGTGCGGCTCCCGCAAGCAGCTCTGCGGTCGCGGAATCTAGCTCTAGCGAAGTTTCTTCATCGAGCGTCGCGGAATCCAGCAGTTCAGCAATCACAGCAGAATCGAGCAGCGGAACCATCGGCATCGCCTCCCCCATGCAGCGCGCGACCGAAGCCGAAGCAGGCTTCTACCGCATCTTTGACATTCAAGGACGCCCGCTGTACTCCGGCAATCGCAAGCCCGCCAAGATGCCCGCTGCGCACGTCATCGTGATTGAATACTCCAAAACAGGCAAAACATTACGCCACTATATCCAATAA
- a CDS encoding LamG-like jellyroll fold domain-containing protein: MKFCKNILAVSIASTAIFGGCSSDSHIAGNSAETGSPELAGIFLLDNGNPAAFARVHCVPSDFDAASGELPAAYTTETDSTGYYSLDSIPAGTYAVEAFHEESGKRFLVQNVSVTEDDSIAVSDTLRAPGSVEIAFNSLIEDGTSAMVTIPGTTILRKVIVHAQKAIIDSLPTDTLGLRIYIENDTLDYGDVFVKSDTTVQTLVNYPHIEYTFVAPLALPEGEDTLSSFVSDIPLALRLTAENSDIDTLARLQGRWEVVRISKDGKRSKKLPIVNSVFDEKEAIFWVSVDSLNVSDSLELSFNNALESGYAHDVFPTNRSYSLVYHFDSGTDIKDDAEKSYFEGSLSSAKALAESTANRDSDGVLGTSIALDAATSITATNSAKIDSSRKVNLSFDGMQFCFSLWVNLESLKQQSLFEKADEYALRYSPEQGFVVEFYHIATENAADEGATDTASYKQTWASGTKGIEAGKWIFIAFSKHSIPQISFFINGAPIEAEETRTDWDGSRKFADFKIGGFTGKMDEFMLGSAFRDDSWTRLTYLNQKPENSWPKLSARK, translated from the coding sequence ATGAAGTTCTGCAAAAACATATTGGCTGTTTCGATTGCGTCCACCGCAATTTTTGGAGGTTGCTCCTCCGACAGCCATATTGCAGGCAACAGCGCCGAGACGGGTTCTCCGGAACTCGCCGGTATTTTCCTTTTGGATAACGGCAACCCCGCCGCATTTGCACGTGTGCACTGCGTCCCTAGCGACTTTGACGCGGCCTCAGGCGAGCTCCCCGCCGCCTACACCACGGAAACGGATTCCACAGGCTACTACAGCCTCGATTCCATTCCTGCAGGCACTTACGCCGTCGAAGCATTCCACGAAGAATCCGGCAAACGGTTCCTCGTACAGAACGTAAGCGTCACCGAAGACGATTCCATCGCCGTTAGCGATACGCTCCGCGCGCCAGGCTCTGTCGAAATAGCGTTCAACAGCCTCATTGAAGACGGCACGTCCGCCATGGTCACAATCCCCGGAACGACCATCTTACGCAAAGTGATCGTTCACGCGCAAAAGGCCATTATCGACAGCTTGCCCACCGACACGCTCGGTCTCAGAATTTATATAGAAAACGACACGTTGGATTACGGGGATGTCTTCGTCAAATCAGATACGACCGTCCAGACGCTCGTCAACTATCCCCACATCGAATACACGTTCGTCGCCCCGCTTGCACTCCCCGAAGGCGAAGACACGCTCTCGTCTTTTGTGAGCGACATTCCGCTTGCGCTCCGCCTGACCGCAGAAAACAGCGACATCGATACACTCGCTCGCTTGCAAGGTCGCTGGGAAGTTGTACGCATTTCAAAAGATGGCAAGCGTAGCAAAAAGCTCCCGATTGTGAATTCAGTCTTTGACGAAAAAGAAGCTATTTTCTGGGTAAGCGTGGATTCATTAAACGTCTCTGACTCGCTAGAGCTTTCATTCAACAACGCACTTGAATCGGGTTACGCTCACGACGTGTTCCCGACCAACCGCAGCTATTCGCTCGTGTACCATTTTGATAGCGGAACCGACATCAAGGACGATGCCGAAAAAAGCTACTTTGAAGGCTCGTTAAGTTCCGCAAAAGCGCTCGCCGAATCAACCGCAAATCGCGACTCGGACGGAGTTCTCGGCACATCTATTGCACTTGACGCAGCAACATCTATCACAGCAACTAATTCCGCCAAGATAGATTCCTCCCGCAAGGTTAATTTGTCCTTTGACGGCATGCAATTTTGTTTTTCGCTGTGGGTCAACCTCGAATCGCTAAAGCAACAGTCCCTCTTTGAAAAAGCAGATGAATACGCACTCCGCTACTCACCTGAACAAGGCTTTGTCGTAGAATTCTATCACATCGCCACAGAAAATGCCGCCGATGAAGGTGCCACAGACACCGCAAGTTACAAACAAACGTGGGCGTCAGGCACAAAAGGAATCGAAGCTGGCAAATGGATTTTCATTGCATTCAGCAAGCATTCCATACCGCAAATAAGTTTCTTTATCAACGGTGCTCCAATCGAAGCCGAAGAAACTCGCACAGATTGGGACGGCAGCCGCAAGTTTGCAGACTTTAAAATCGGCGGATTTACCGGGAAAATGGACGAGTTCATGCTCGGTAGCGCATTCCGCGACGATTCCTGGACACGCCTTACATACCTCAACCAAAAGCCCGAAAATTCCTGGCCAAAACTTTCCGCGAGAAAATAA
- a CDS encoding glycosyltransferase, translating into MFLTILTYVAIGLLAILAIFYLGLEVRFYRALGRVREGYADPEPLPKVSILIAARNESEGIRETLDSVLAQDYAGDWEVWVADDRSTDDTPKILAEYAAKFSKLHILTIDSIPEGVSPKKQALSKLIDACNGEILCLTDADCIVQPSWIKGIIKEFEPGIELVAGHSYIPTDSQSPFIICMQAVETLIYRIAGTAGLAMHLPLTSTGNNLAYRKSFFKSVNGFTGVIKIQSGDDDLLMQKLAADRPWAMRYCITPSTFVTTSGKETLKALWEQRKRWASKTIYYTPKIVFVLSMVFMFLVMLCVTAFLSIFSFKIFVATLIAFLLKSVGDMVLIIRGLKIFKQEHLLKWCIPVEFIHAPFTVLAVLFGLFGRFKWK; encoded by the coding sequence ATGTTCCTAACGATTTTGACATACGTGGCCATCGGGCTTTTGGCTATCTTAGCGATCTTCTATCTCGGTTTAGAAGTGCGGTTCTACCGTGCACTCGGACGAGTACGCGAAGGCTATGCCGACCCGGAACCGCTACCAAAGGTGAGCATCCTGATTGCGGCACGTAATGAATCCGAAGGAATCCGCGAAACGCTAGACTCCGTTTTAGCACAAGACTATGCTGGCGATTGGGAAGTCTGGGTGGCAGACGACCGCTCCACGGACGACACCCCGAAGATTCTTGCCGAATACGCCGCCAAATTCAGCAAGTTGCATATCCTTACAATCGATTCCATTCCCGAAGGTGTAAGCCCCAAAAAACAGGCGCTTTCCAAGCTCATTGACGCCTGCAACGGAGAAATTCTCTGCCTTACGGATGCCGACTGCATCGTGCAGCCTTCCTGGATCAAGGGAATCATCAAGGAATTCGAACCGGGGATTGAACTTGTCGCCGGGCACTCCTATATTCCGACCGACAGCCAATCACCATTTATCATTTGCATGCAGGCTGTCGAAACGCTCATTTACCGCATAGCCGGGACCGCAGGGCTCGCCATGCACCTTCCGCTCACAAGTACAGGCAACAACCTCGCCTACCGCAAAAGCTTTTTCAAGAGCGTAAACGGCTTTACGGGCGTTATCAAAATACAGAGCGGCGACGACGACCTGCTGATGCAAAAACTGGCAGCCGACCGCCCCTGGGCCATGCGTTACTGCATTACCCCTTCGACGTTCGTCACCACTAGCGGCAAGGAAACGCTCAAAGCACTTTGGGAACAGCGCAAACGCTGGGCATCAAAGACCATCTACTACACGCCCAAAATCGTCTTTGTGCTCTCGATGGTATTTATGTTCCTCGTAATGCTCTGTGTAACCGCTTTTCTTTCGATTTTCAGCTTTAAAATATTCGTCGCCACCTTAATTGCATTCTTGTTAAAAAGTGTCGGCGACATGGTACTTATTATTCGCGGGCTCAAAATATTCAAGCAGGAACACCTCCTCAAATGGTGCATCCCGGTTGAATTCATACACGCCCCCTTTACCGTTCTGGCCGTATTGTTCGGACTGTTCGGACGATTCAAGTGGAAATAA